Within Microterricola gilva, the genomic segment GCGGCGCCGGGCGGCGCAAAGCACCAAGCCTGAACTACGAAAATGTACGAACCCTCATCTTTTGCTGGGCAAAGCATCCATATGCATGGACTTCGACGCCCCACACGCTGATCGAGTAGGCCGCCTGCGGCCGTATCGAGATCCCGGCGGCCTCGATCTCGATACGCTCGTTCCTCGCTACTCGATCAGCGGCGTGTGCGCGATGTCGACAAGCTCAACCGGCGGGGCTCAGCCGCGCTTGAGCCCGGGGAAGTCCTCTTCGCGCCACTCCCCCGGCGAGCGCACGCCGGCGTCCGCGGCATCCACCTCGCGCTGGCGCAACTCGACCCGGCGGATCTTGCCCGAAGCCGTCTTGGGCAGCTCGAAGAATTCGATGCGACGCACCCGCATGTACGGCGGCAGCGACGCACGGGCGTGTGCGAGCACCGCGAGGGCTGTCGCCTCATCGGGCGAGACTCCGGCGGCGAGCGCGATGTAGGCCTTCGTGATGTTGAGCCGTGTGGCATCCGGGGCCCCGACGACCGCGGCCTCGGCAACGGCCGGGTGCTCGATCAGGATGCTCTCGACCTCGAAGGGGGAGACCTTGTAGTCGCTGGACTTGAAGATATCGTCGGTGCGGCCGATGAAGGTCAGCGTGCCGTCGTCGGCCCGGCTGGCGACGTCACCGGTGTGGAAGTAGCCGCCGCGCATCGACTCGCGGGTGCGGGCGTCATCGCCGAGGTAGCCCGTCATGAGGTTCAACGGCCGGGTGCCGAGGTCGAGGCAGATCTCCCCCTCCCCGTTCGTCGACGGTGCGCCGGTGATCGGGTCGACGATGGCGACGCTCACGCCGGGCAGCGGGAGACCCATCGCACCGGGAACCAGCTGCGCTCCTGGGGTGTTGCCGATGAGTGCAGTGGTCTCGGTCTGGCCGTAGCCGTCGCGGATGTCGAGCCCCCACCACTCGCGGATGCGGGCGATGACCTCGGGGTTCAGCGGTTCGCCGGCCGAGAGCAGCTCGCGCAGCCCGCGCGGCTTCTCGCGCACCTCACTCTGGATCAGCATGCGCCAGACGGTCGGCGGCGCGCAGAAGGTGGCGACGCCCGCCCGGTCGAGCTGGGCGACGAGGGCAGTGGCAT encodes:
- a CDS encoding AMP-binding protein; protein product: MAANDSTREHAGTTALRAARDHLLALRSDGERARAEFSWPEVGEHFNWAQHWFDVLAEGNDEAALWIVEEDGSEASYSFAEMRDRSNRLANWLRAEGVRPGDAVMLMLGNRVELWDSMLAVLKLGAVILPSSVVLGPAELADRVERAAVRFIIADPTDAAKFSGVPGEYRGICVGAGEAGAAAPAGWLDMADAAAAPASAIENTVGSRDPALIYFTSGTTSLPKMVVHSHLSYPVGHLSTMYWIGVQPGDVHMAISSAGWGKHAWSSFFAPWIAGATVFVYNYSRFDATALVAQLDRAGVATFCAPPTVWRMLIQSEVREKPRGLRELLSAGEPLNPEVIARIREWWGLDIRDGYGQTETTALIGNTPGAQLVPGAMGLPLPGVSVAIVDPITGAPSTNGEGEICLDLGTRPLNLMTGYLGDDARTRESMRGGYFHTGDVASRADDGTLTFIGRTDDIFKSSDYKVSPFEVESILIEHPAVAEAAVVGAPDATRLNITKAYIALAAGVSPDEATALAVLAHARASLPPYMRVRRIEFFELPKTASGKIRRVELRQREVDAADAGVRSPGEWREEDFPGLKRG